The genomic segment TTTACAGATGTCTGTCATCttctttttatcctgcccttcctccaaggagatcaatGTGCATAAATGGCTCTCCCCTCCTGCATgttctcctcactgcagccctgtGAAGTCAATTGGGCTGAATGACCAGCTCAGGCTCACCGAGTGAGCTTCCTGACagagtggatttgaacccagaccctagtctgatattctggccactacaccacactgtctgttATGACAAATTGAAGCTAGAGTATAATCAAATAAAAGTATTGCCCAGGGATGCCTGTAGACGTTATAAGTGAGGAGAGATTTGAACCCTGATTCCACAAGCTCAAGTCCAATGTTCTTTCCTTATAGGTATGATACTACCCATGAGAGAGAATGGGTGGTCAAAGCAGAGACCACAACACAATAGATAAACACAGGTGTGTGTGGAATTGCCCTTCCCACAGAAACTTCTCACTGAATCTCTTTAACCTTCCTTCAAGAGTCTGCTGTTTTGCTCAAGCAGAGACTTCTGATTTTGCCTTGGAATTTGCTTATAATGAAAATCTATTTAAAACAGATGATCATTTTCCAATTGGTAACTCACCATGAGGATCGTGCACATATCTCTAGTGCCTGCCTTCATGGTGAGAATTTTACCATGTTTCTACATCCATTGGGAAACCCAGGGAAGTAGGGATGTTATATATGGCAAAATCCTCCTGACAACCAGAGTGGGCATAAGACTTGCCTAATGATTGTCTATATTCACCCAAAGAATGATTATACTGTGATAATTAGAATAATCTCCTTCCAGGCTTCTCCCCTGAGGGAGAGTTTGAATGATTAAATTCATGGACAATATCTCCCTTGAGTTGAGTATCAGCTCCAAGGCTTAGTCGAGGTGGTGCTCAATTATGACCTCTCTGTTATTTAGGTGAGAAAGGGGACCGTGGAGAACGGGGTTCCTATGGGAAGTTGggcaaagctggttctccagggATCATGGGCCAGATGGGCCCCAAAGGTCAAAAAGGCAGCGTGGGGTCTCCAGGAGAGCGGTACAAGACCACCTATGCTGCCTTTTCGGTGGGCCGTAGGAAACCCCTGCACAGCAACGACTACTACCAGACACTGATCTTTGACACTGAGTTTGTGAACCTCTACGGACACTTCAACATGTTCATGGGCAAGTTCTTCTGCTATGTGCCTGGTGTGTATTTCTTCAGCCTCAATGTGCACACCTGGAATCAGAAGGAAACCTACCTGCACATAATGCGCAATGGGGCTGAAGTTGCCATCTTGTATGCACAGGCCAGTGATCGAAGCATCATGCAGAGTCAGAGTCTCATGTTAGATCTGCAGGATCAGGATGAAGTCTGGATACGGCTCTTCAAGGGTGAACGCGATAATGCTGTATTCAGCGATGAGTATGATACATATGTTACATTCAGTGGATACCTAATTAAGCCCAGCTCGGAGCCCTGAATCTGCAGGCAGATGGACAAAATACTTATAAGAACTTCACCTTGCTCTGTCCTTCCAGTGTCTTCCTCATTACTGATTTCTGATTCTTCAGCTTCTTCCTCTGGGACCCACCACAATACTGAAATATTCCTTGGATCATCACTCCCATAAAACTATGCCCTCACTTCTCCtggacagagagccagcgtggtgtagtggctaagagtagtggtttggagcaggggactctgatctggggaaccagttttgattccccactcctccacatgagcagcgtaggctaatctggtgaactggatttgtttccctgctcctccacatgaagccagctgggtgaccttgggctagtcacagctctctcagccccatctgcctcacagggtgtctgttgtggggaggggaaggtgattgtaagccggtttgattcttccttaagtgggagagaaagtcggcatataaaaaccaactcttctttatcaaCCATTGACCCTTTGCTCTTTTCTCCTCTGACCACAGCTTTAAGCCTGGTCATCCACACTCACTACCATAACAACATAGCACTTGCTCTGATAGGACTATACATAACCCACAATTCCACTCTTCCTTCATCTTAAACTGTAATTCCCCTTATTTTGTACAAACATCCTCAGGGACCAATGTGACTCCTCCCAGCCTTTTCTGTGCAACGATTTCTGATTCTGCTTCTGTTTTGTCCTCATCCCTTGAATGTGTTCCTGGGATTCTTCTCCAGCACTTTAAATGATGATTATATGACCTCTTTTCACAGCTATCAATGCCTAGATTTCTCCTGCCCTTATTTCTGGATTCATTTTTACCTTCAAGGTGACCTACCAAGcctaaggagattgctcatcttgATTAGCCAAAGCCTGCTCAATGCTGCTATGTTCAGTCCCATCCCTGAAGTAACTCCTGACTTCACTGCAGTCTGTCTGCCGGTTGCCATCTCTGACTTTACCAGCTGGGCAAGGGGTTTCTCTGTGCCCTGTACACCAGCTGCTTACAATACTGAGCAGTACATCTTTACCTTCCATGCCCAAGGACAGGTCCCATTATGTGATCACTTCCCACCCTTACTCTGGTCTCTCACTAGCCCTAGAAGGATATTATCTAGCTATTTCCTAACCAGGTAAAATTATCTTGGCATCATTCAGTCTTGCATGGTAACGCCTAAAATCCATACCTTATTAGCTAAACTGATTTGGAATATGAGGCACTTCTtagtgcaatagagtccaattgccaaagcggccattttctccaggtgaactgatctcaattggctggagatcagttgtaatagcagaagatctccagctattacctggaggttggcaaccctaactccagaacAGGGAGAGGCTGATATTAATCTTCAGCATTTAGTATCATAAAGCATACCAACTGTACTTTAGCTTGGGgaaggttcccccccacccccaccctgaatCTTGCTGTTGAAGCTCACTGGTGCCAGATGCCTCTGTGAACAATTGGGTCCTAGCACAGGGATTCCTGTAGGCCCAGCAGCTGCTTTGACCTCAGACTTTAGCACTGATTTTGAGGTTGCTCAGTCACAGTTTCCATCTCTAACAGCCTCCGTTCCTTCCCCTGTGCTCAGCAGGAAACTACAGTGCCCTGCAGACATCCAGAtcaatttttttccttctttgttaGATCTGCTGATCTGGCGTTGGACTTGAGGGATGGGTGATGTGCATAGCCTGTGGATCTCACTACTTTTTACATTAAATAAGCAAAGCCATTAGTCCCTCTAACTATGCTCTTGGCAGACCTTTTCCTTCTGCTTAGCTCTTTCTCCCTCATGTATGTCTGGGAATTAAGGTCGCTGGGCGGAAGTCTCTCTACAGACTTCCATTTTTGCACACATTGTGGCTGCTCACATTCTGGAAGCCTTATAGGATGGCTACTGTTTTACACATGAGGAGGAAAACCTTAAGAGCCTGTTTCTGAGGTCAGTTCTCATACCGATTTCCCTTTCTGGTGTTCTTAAAACACATGCAAGGCAGTGGCCAGAAAACGgagtctcttttttaaaaggagcatgATCACACATTGGTCATAGCTGCACCTCATGCTTTAGTGTTTTTCAGTTACAGGCTGGGCCTCCCCACAccactccctccccccatgcttTGGCCTAACTCTTGCTCCAACTGAAGACACGATGAAGCTCTGGCCTTCTGTGTGACATCAGCAGCGGCCACC from the Euleptes europaea isolate rEulEur1 chromosome 1, rEulEur1.hap1, whole genome shotgun sequence genome contains:
- the C1QTNF1 gene encoding complement C1q tumor necrosis factor-related protein 1, which gives rise to MKGRLTTSALWLICLFSWAHCSESEPEGRTGTPTRAPHQHHTARVENAYEKYNKRPRNSECVRCCDPPEHFPAHPMYHQPLPQINITILKGEKGDRGERGSYGKLGKAGSPGIMGQMGPKGQKGSVGSPGERYKTTYAAFSVGRRKPLHSNDYYQTLIFDTEFVNLYGHFNMFMGKFFCYVPGVYFFSLNVHTWNQKETYLHIMRNGAEVAILYAQASDRSIMQSQSLMLDLQDQDEVWIRLFKGERDNAVFSDEYDTYVTFSGYLIKPSSEP